A DNA window from Porphyromonas gingivalis ATCC 33277 contains the following coding sequences:
- a CDS encoding GLPGLI family protein — protein sequence MKRTLLFLASCFFMSMSFIQAQVPRIVGAEGMPVDTVPKRVEDYTKRRFFYKVSFVKDTTRRDKETQAQCVLEIGQRGSCFKDFYEYAADSVNDAVARKKGTAMEIFSKAYDYVKKTQWRTPVLKGYPSGQDYHQYGDPIVGSYEYGCPSPSFDWQIGEETKEIMGYTCRKATCHHSGRDYTAWYAEDIALSDGPYIFRGLPGLIVAIGSDDGEYVFELNGMQEITFPSPIYFKKNAFTKVGSREEMRKTIRNIHEHYAEVVANSPAFVNSPIPVDFSHLPPQPFNPLEKE from the coding sequence ATGAAAAGGACACTTTTGTTCCTCGCATCCTGCTTTTTTATGAGTATGAGCTTCATACAGGCACAGGTGCCACGTATCGTGGGCGCAGAAGGGATGCCGGTAGATACTGTGCCCAAGAGGGTGGAGGACTATACCAAACGGCGATTTTTTTACAAAGTCTCTTTTGTGAAAGATACCACGAGGCGAGACAAAGAAACCCAAGCACAGTGTGTATTGGAAATAGGGCAGCGAGGGAGTTGCTTCAAAGACTTTTACGAGTATGCAGCGGACTCGGTGAATGATGCCGTAGCTCGGAAGAAAGGGACTGCTATGGAGATCTTTTCGAAAGCTTATGATTACGTCAAGAAGACCCAATGGCGGACTCCCGTACTTAAAGGCTATCCATCGGGTCAAGATTATCATCAATACGGAGATCCGATAGTCGGTTCTTATGAATACGGTTGTCCGTCGCCGTCTTTCGATTGGCAGATCGGGGAAGAGACCAAGGAGATCATGGGATATACCTGCCGAAAGGCCACCTGCCACCACAGCGGACGGGATTATACGGCTTGGTATGCCGAGGATATTGCCCTCTCGGATGGGCCGTACATTTTTCGGGGATTGCCCGGCCTGATCGTCGCTATCGGTTCGGACGACGGAGAGTACGTATTCGAATTGAACGGAATGCAGGAGATTACATTTCCGTCTCCGATTTATTTCAAGAAAAATGCCTTTACGAAAGTCGGCTCGCGTGAAGAGATGCGCAAAACGATTCGTAATATCCACGAGCATTATGCCGAAGTCGTGGCCAATTCGCCGGCTTTTGTCAATTCCCCGATACCGGTAGACTTTTCTCATCTGCCACCTCAGCCGTTTAATCCATTGGAAAAGGAATAA
- a CDS encoding GLPGLI family protein, whose amino-acid sequence MKKILSTVILICILSSFGVAQVGVPRIDDMRGMRMDTVSKKIKDYAQRRFFYKVVFVEDTLKREKKTEAQCVLEIGRHGSSFMDLYQLAWDSLSDAVTRRKGSMMELFTEGAGLVKKIKWRIVLLKGYPEGTDRHQQEVPLTGRYEYECPSPSFDWQIGEETEEIMEYTCRKATCRHSGRDYTAWYAEDIALSDGPYIFRGLPGLIVAIASDDGEYAFKLNGMQEITFSSPIYLYDKKVQKYSREEVRKIIRNISENYSETIINQGRFRLKNPEDIQRIRNLPYNPLEKE is encoded by the coding sequence ATGAAAAAGATATTATCGACGGTGATCCTCATTTGTATTTTATCCTCTTTCGGTGTGGCGCAAGTGGGAGTGCCACGAATCGATGATATGAGAGGAATGCGTATGGACACCGTGTCTAAGAAAATAAAGGATTATGCACAACGGCGGTTCTTTTATAAGGTGGTTTTTGTGGAAGATACCCTGAAGCGAGAAAAGAAAACCGAGGCGCAGTGTGTGTTGGAGATCGGACGGCACGGCAGCAGCTTCATGGATTTGTATCAGTTGGCCTGGGATTCTTTGAGCGATGCCGTTACCCGGCGAAAAGGTTCGATGATGGAGCTATTCACAGAGGGTGCCGGTTTGGTGAAAAAGATAAAGTGGAGAATAGTCCTGCTGAAAGGGTATCCTGAAGGAACAGACCGGCATCAACAAGAGGTGCCATTGACAGGTCGGTATGAGTACGAATGTCCGTCGCCGTCTTTCGATTGGCAGATCGGGGAAGAGACCGAAGAGATCATGGAATACACTTGCCGAAAGGCCACCTGCCGCCACAGCGGACGAGATTATACGGCTTGGTATGCCGAGGATATTGCCCTCTCGGATGGGCCGTACATTTTTCGGGGATTGCCCGGCCTGATTGTGGCCATCGCTTCGGATGATGGGGAATATGCATTCAAACTTAATGGAATGCAGGAGATTACTTTCTCCTCACCTATATATCTGTACGACAAAAAGGTGCAAAAGTATTCGCGCGAAGAAGTACGCAAGATTATCCGAAACATTTCGGAGAATTATTCCGAGACCATCATCAATCAGGGAAGATTCAGGCTTAAGAATCCGGAGGATATTCAGCGTATCAGAAATTTGCCGTACAATCCTTTGGAGAAGGAATGA
- a CDS encoding polysaccharide biosynthesis/export family protein: protein MRIVSNFLFVSLLVLLFASCRSQREKVVYLQDIQTFNREIIAKPYDVKIEKDDVLNILVSSRDPELSTPYNQVLTTRALARSGYGGNSSEGFLVDSEGYINYPILGRLYVEGLTRTELEKEIQKRIISSGFIKDPTVTVQLENFKVSVLGEVNHPGSMSVKGERITLLEAIGMAGDLTIYGRRDRVFVLRETNGHREVFQTDLRKADLLTSPVYYLHQNDVIYVEPNDKKTQMSEINQNNNVNVWLSVTSTLVSISTLTITIVDKYKK, encoded by the coding sequence ATGCGTATTGTCAGTAATTTTTTGTTCGTCTCTCTTTTGGTTTTGCTTTTTGCATCATGCCGCTCCCAGCGAGAAAAAGTCGTTTACCTGCAAGATATCCAAACTTTTAATCGGGAGATTATCGCTAAACCATATGATGTAAAAATTGAGAAGGACGATGTGCTGAACATCCTTGTCAGCAGTAGAGACCCGGAGCTTTCAACGCCCTACAACCAAGTGTTGACCACTCGTGCACTGGCCCGGAGTGGCTATGGCGGCAATTCGAGTGAAGGCTTTCTGGTCGATTCGGAAGGATACATCAATTATCCGATTTTAGGCCGGCTTTATGTAGAGGGCCTTACTCGTACCGAACTGGAGAAGGAGATTCAGAAGAGGATTATTTCCAGTGGATTTATCAAGGATCCTACGGTAACGGTACAGCTTGAAAATTTCAAAGTATCCGTCTTGGGAGAGGTGAATCATCCGGGTTCGATGTCGGTAAAAGGAGAGCGAATAACTCTTTTGGAAGCTATCGGAATGGCCGGAGACCTGACAATCTATGGCCGCCGCGATCGGGTATTTGTCCTTCGCGAAACAAATGGACATCGCGAGGTTTTCCAGACGGATCTCAGAAAGGCCGACTTGCTCACAAGCCCCGTGTACTATCTGCATCAGAACGACGTCATCTATGTGGAACCGAACGACAAGAAAACACAGATGAGCGAGATCAACCAGAATAATAACGTAAACGTATGGCTGAGCGTTACCTCCACTTTGGTATCCATTTCCACGCTGACGATTACTATTGTAGATAAATATAAAAAATAG
- the ptk1 gene encoding polysaccharide biosynthesis tyrosine autokinase Ptk1: MNLIEDSKNTLAESRSRIYTKEETSFFSIEEYLLGLLSSWKWIVGSIIVCLLVAYIYTQRQSPAYIAQAAVLIKSAEKSGAPRSMKQFEEIGLFMDNSEVENEILVLKSKRLTAIVVDKLDLDVSISKDGFWRHESLYGKSPVSIRITDRDSTESYSFKIDIKDSRSFQLSDFKQQKLNRISEIKVEGSFGRPIATPVGELQIDKTIFFADSWKGGILYVTKENIRKVIQRYNKDLQISLADKNATIVNLSMKNEDMDCAKDFLNVLISSYNDDVMNDKKSVAVSTAAFIDERLAMIGGELGTVDTEIETFKKSNNITDISTDVGAFLKSNADLQKDQLVVERNLSLAKYIQSFLRQTSTDNELMPANLGLTERGIDNSITLYNDLKLKYDRLKQSSSESNPLVQEMAMQLVAMRKSINAAVDNYIKTLNLQLREVNREMSRTKEQISAVPTQEKIMSTILRQQKIKEELYLYLLNKREENALRLAITESNAKIVDVADGPSAPIAPRKPLIFMAAFLLGLVLPSTFIYVKMQFDKSVRGRKDLEGLLIPFLGEIPTYSGERSEEDLDVVVKPESRDSASEAFRILRSNMEFMRVKSHDLKAVMFTSANPGSGKSFMTVNLAISIALTGKKVIVVDLDIRKGSLSKRLGLGNIGVTDFLYNNSISVDSLITKFPQNENLDLVLAGCIPPNPAELLLSDRLDYLIKELKNRYDYVFLDSVPAMSVADAMITNRVADLTIYIIRQGVLDRRYLGEIERLYTENKFTNMCLVLNDVSYSGSRGTYGYGYGYGYSNKEYDKQGKKLRRRSAKKTKKFKIGPMKKS; encoded by the coding sequence ATGAACTTAATTGAAGATTCAAAAAACACACTTGCCGAAAGCAGATCCCGAATCTATACCAAGGAAGAAACCTCTTTCTTCTCCATCGAAGAATATCTTTTAGGTCTCCTTTCTTCATGGAAATGGATAGTCGGCAGTATTATCGTATGTTTGCTTGTCGCCTATATATATACACAGCGTCAGTCTCCTGCCTACATTGCACAAGCTGCCGTATTAATCAAAAGTGCAGAGAAAAGCGGTGCACCCAGAAGCATGAAACAGTTCGAGGAAATCGGCCTGTTTATGGACAATTCTGAGGTAGAAAATGAAATTCTTGTTCTTAAATCCAAGCGATTAACTGCTATTGTTGTCGATAAACTGGATTTGGATGTATCCATCTCGAAAGATGGTTTTTGGAGACACGAATCTCTATATGGGAAAAGTCCTGTAAGCATCCGCATTACAGACAGAGATTCTACGGAAAGTTATTCGTTTAAGATTGACATCAAAGACTCACGTTCTTTTCAGCTAAGCGATTTCAAACAGCAAAAACTTAACAGGATAAGCGAAATTAAGGTTGAAGGTTCTTTTGGACGTCCGATCGCTACTCCTGTCGGAGAGCTGCAGATAGACAAGACGATTTTCTTTGCTGACTCATGGAAAGGAGGGATCTTATATGTGACGAAAGAGAATATTCGCAAAGTAATACAACGTTACAATAAGGATCTGCAAATTTCTTTAGCAGACAAGAATGCAACGATCGTCAATTTGTCCATGAAGAATGAGGACATGGATTGTGCCAAGGATTTCCTGAATGTCCTGATCAGTTCGTATAATGACGATGTCATGAACGATAAGAAAAGCGTCGCTGTCAGTACAGCTGCCTTCATCGATGAACGCTTGGCCATGATCGGTGGCGAGCTCGGCACGGTAGATACCGAAATCGAAACTTTCAAGAAAAGCAATAATATCACAGATATTTCTACCGACGTGGGTGCTTTCCTTAAAAGCAATGCAGACCTGCAAAAAGATCAGCTTGTGGTAGAAAGAAATCTTTCCTTGGCCAAGTATATCCAATCGTTCCTAAGACAGACCAGTACGGACAATGAACTCATGCCCGCTAACTTAGGCTTGACCGAAAGGGGTATTGATAACAGCATAACACTCTACAATGACCTCAAACTTAAATACGACCGTCTGAAGCAAAGTTCCAGTGAGAGTAACCCGCTTGTACAAGAGATGGCTATGCAACTCGTAGCCATGCGCAAATCGATCAACGCAGCTGTAGACAACTATATCAAGACTTTGAACTTGCAACTCCGGGAGGTCAATAGAGAAATGTCTCGGACGAAAGAGCAGATCAGTGCTGTACCCACTCAGGAGAAAATCATGTCTACGATCCTGCGCCAACAAAAAATCAAGGAAGAACTATATTTGTATCTACTGAACAAGCGTGAGGAGAATGCTCTTCGTTTGGCTATAACAGAGAGTAATGCAAAGATCGTTGATGTAGCGGATGGGCCTTCAGCACCTATTGCTCCGCGCAAACCGCTTATTTTCATGGCGGCATTCTTGCTTGGATTAGTCCTCCCTTCCACTTTCATCTATGTGAAGATGCAGTTCGACAAGTCGGTGCGAGGTCGTAAAGATCTTGAAGGCTTGCTCATACCATTCTTGGGTGAAATACCTACTTATTCCGGTGAGCGAAGCGAAGAAGATCTGGACGTGGTGGTAAAACCGGAAAGTCGCGATTCGGCCAGTGAGGCATTCAGGATACTACGTTCTAATATGGAATTCATGCGCGTCAAGTCGCACGATCTTAAGGCCGTGATGTTCACCTCTGCCAATCCGGGATCGGGAAAATCATTCATGACAGTAAACTTGGCTATTTCAATAGCTCTTACAGGCAAGAAAGTAATTGTCGTGGATTTGGATATCAGAAAGGGTTCTCTTTCTAAACGATTGGGCTTGGGAAATATCGGCGTCACGGATTTCTTATATAACAACAGCATTTCTGTCGATAGCTTGATTACGAAATTTCCTCAAAATGAGAATTTGGATTTGGTTTTAGCAGGTTGCATTCCCCCCAATCCTGCAGAGTTACTGCTGTCGGATCGACTGGATTATTTAATAAAAGAGCTTAAGAACCGATACGACTATGTTTTCTTGGATTCCGTCCCTGCAATGTCGGTAGCGGATGCCATGATCACCAATAGAGTTGCCGATCTGACTATCTATATCATACGTCAAGGAGTATTAGACAGACGCTATCTCGGCGAGATAGAACGACTGTACACAGAAAATAAGTTTACAAACATGTGTCTCGTCTTGAATGACGTGTCTTACTCCGGCTCAAGAGGCACATATGGCTATGGTTATGGCTACGGTTACAGCAACAAGGAGTATGACAAACAAGGCAAGAAGCTCCGTCGTCGCTCTGCCAAGAAGACGAAGAAATTCAAGATTGGCCCCATGAAGAAGAGCTAA
- the php1 gene encoding polysaccharide biosynthesis protein-tyrosine phosphatase Php1 has translation MFSIFKRKTKQVNPFEQGWLTDLIDIHCHLLPAVDDGSKSIEETLSLIDLLEEIGVKQHILTPHIMEEYPSNDAIFLRARFEELLAAITPDKASRLRLAAEYMLDAAFLDRLAEPLLTLGDRYILVETSYMAPPIGLIGLLADLRFKGLSPVLAHPERYLYMEEKDYVAIKKQGVMFQLNLFSLFGAYNSSASEKAYALLEAGYYDLIGTDIHHLQPIARLLSEASLPPDLEGKIKSLVENNTRLFS, from the coding sequence ATGTTTTCTATTTTCAAGCGAAAAACGAAGCAAGTCAATCCCTTTGAACAAGGTTGGTTGACTGACCTGATAGATATACACTGTCATCTGTTGCCTGCAGTGGATGACGGTTCAAAATCTATCGAAGAGACTCTCTCTCTAATTGATCTGCTCGAAGAAATAGGTGTCAAACAACATATACTCACTCCCCATATTATGGAGGAATATCCATCGAATGACGCCATTTTTCTACGTGCACGCTTCGAAGAGTTACTTGCTGCTATCACTCCGGACAAGGCCTCGCGCCTACGGCTCGCGGCAGAGTATATGTTGGATGCTGCTTTCCTTGATAGGTTGGCAGAACCGCTTCTGACGCTGGGAGATCGTTACATTTTGGTGGAAACCTCCTATATGGCTCCTCCTATAGGATTAATCGGGCTACTTGCAGATCTGCGATTCAAAGGTCTTTCCCCCGTATTGGCACACCCCGAACGTTATCTATACATGGAGGAGAAAGATTATGTCGCGATCAAAAAGCAAGGCGTAATGTTTCAACTGAACCTCTTTTCTCTGTTCGGAGCATACAATTCATCTGCATCAGAGAAAGCATATGCATTACTCGAGGCCGGCTATTATGATCTCATAGGGACAGATATACATCACCTGCAGCCTATAGCCCGATTGCTGTCCGAGGCTTCTTTGCCACCGGATCTGGAGGGAAAAATCAAGAGTTTGGTGGAAAACAACACCCGATTGTTTTCTTAG
- a CDS encoding SAM-dependent methyltransferase, with protein MMENNPTLYLIPVPLGETEHSRVLPEYNRTIVRSLHHFIVENIRSARRFLKTADRSIDIDSLTFYELNKHTSAEEVSTYLRPMATGESMGVISEAGCPAIADPGADVVAIAQRKGLRVEPLVGPSSILMGLMASGFNGQSFAFKGYLPIGENERLAAFKEMETRIYNCHETQIFIETPYRNDKLVDELIRHCRPTTKLCIASHISCPDELIRTRTLSEWKKGKPALHKIPTIFLLYK; from the coding sequence ATGATGGAAAACAATCCCACTCTCTATCTTATTCCGGTACCGCTGGGCGAAACCGAGCACAGCCGCGTACTGCCCGAATACAACAGGACGATCGTCCGCAGCCTGCACCATTTCATTGTAGAGAATATCCGTTCGGCCCGTCGTTTCCTGAAAACGGCAGACCGATCTATCGATATAGATTCGCTCACCTTCTACGAACTCAACAAGCATACATCGGCAGAGGAGGTCAGTACCTATCTCCGCCCTATGGCTACAGGTGAGAGCATGGGGGTTATCTCCGAAGCCGGGTGTCCTGCAATAGCAGATCCGGGCGCGGATGTGGTAGCCATCGCACAGCGCAAGGGATTGAGGGTGGAGCCACTCGTGGGGCCGAGTTCGATCCTGATGGGACTGATGGCTTCCGGCTTCAATGGTCAGAGCTTCGCTTTCAAAGGCTACCTGCCCATCGGAGAAAATGAGCGTTTGGCTGCTTTCAAAGAAATGGAGACGCGGATTTATAATTGTCACGAGACGCAGATCTTCATCGAAACACCTTATCGAAACGACAAACTGGTGGACGAACTCATTCGCCACTGCCGGCCGACGACCAAACTATGCATTGCCTCCCATATCTCCTGTCCCGACGAACTGATTCGTACTCGTACCCTCTCGGAATGGAAGAAAGGGAAGCCTGCACTACATAAAATTCCAACTATCTTCTTACTCTATAAATAA
- a CDS encoding methyltransferase RsmF C-terminal domain-like protein produces the protein MTPLPQDFVSAMRPLLGSETEAFFAALDSPAPVSIRRNPNKPGIGTTVMDLPTNKSVPWCPLGTYLAERPSFTNDPVFHAGGYYVQEASSMFLWQLKPLLGESPVRALDLCASPGGKSTLLTNILPEGSVLVSNEVIHHRANILAENMIKWGYPTGIVTEADPDRLKSAGETFDFILVDAPCSGEGMFRKDEATRSEWSLQNVELCARRQQRILSAAWEMLQPGGLLAYSTCTFNTLENEDNLVFLIDTFGAEPVALDVLTEWQIAPQLKGEAPAYRFFPHKVAGEGFFFCLVRKPERESVRHKQPKSKEKKNAEKHIPHGIKCFVHAPEKYEWRWMGDEYVHALTPNVLEMVECLKANGIRLHTAGITVGMQKGKDLVPAPALALSTEMDDHSFFDMEFSRDEALSYLARQSVTTMPDLPLGFVLATFRRRPLGFLKNLGTRANNLYPQDWRIRNLETSEDCMAAKD, from the coding sequence ATGACACCACTACCTCAAGATTTTGTCTCTGCTATGCGCCCACTGTTAGGGAGCGAAACCGAAGCTTTTTTTGCAGCTCTCGACAGCCCTGCACCAGTAAGCATACGTCGCAATCCTAATAAACCGGGCATCGGTACCACTGTCATGGATCTGCCCACCAATAAGTCTGTGCCCTGGTGTCCCCTCGGTACATATCTGGCTGAGAGGCCTTCCTTCACCAATGATCCGGTTTTCCATGCCGGAGGCTACTATGTACAGGAAGCCTCTTCCATGTTTTTGTGGCAGTTGAAACCTCTGCTCGGCGAATCACCTGTCCGGGCTTTGGATCTCTGCGCTTCCCCGGGCGGAAAGAGCACACTCCTAACCAACATATTGCCCGAAGGCAGTGTATTGGTCAGCAATGAAGTGATCCACCATCGCGCCAATATACTGGCTGAGAACATGATCAAGTGGGGCTATCCGACCGGTATTGTCACCGAAGCAGATCCCGATAGGTTGAAATCCGCAGGAGAGACTTTCGACTTCATTCTGGTCGATGCTCCTTGCTCGGGAGAAGGCATGTTCCGTAAGGATGAGGCTACTCGATCCGAATGGAGCCTGCAAAATGTGGAGCTTTGTGCTCGCAGGCAGCAGCGTATCCTCTCTGCCGCATGGGAAATGTTACAGCCGGGAGGTCTCTTGGCATACAGCACCTGTACCTTCAATACGCTTGAGAACGAAGACAATCTGGTCTTCCTCATCGATACTTTCGGAGCGGAGCCTGTGGCTTTGGATGTTCTCACCGAATGGCAGATCGCCCCTCAACTCAAAGGTGAGGCACCGGCATACCGTTTCTTCCCTCATAAAGTTGCGGGTGAAGGATTTTTCTTCTGCCTCGTTCGCAAACCGGAGAGAGAATCGGTAAGGCATAAGCAACCCAAGAGCAAGGAAAAGAAAAACGCAGAAAAGCATATCCCTCATGGTATCAAATGCTTCGTACATGCCCCCGAAAAATACGAATGGCGATGGATGGGAGATGAGTATGTGCATGCTCTTACGCCCAATGTGCTCGAAATGGTCGAATGTCTCAAGGCAAATGGCATCAGGCTGCACACAGCAGGGATCACAGTGGGGATGCAGAAGGGGAAAGATCTCGTACCGGCTCCGGCTCTGGCTTTGTCCACGGAAATGGACGACCACTCATTCTTCGATATGGAATTTTCACGAGATGAAGCCCTTTCCTACCTGGCCCGACAGTCTGTGACCACCATGCCCGATCTGCCGCTCGGCTTCGTCCTCGCCACGTTCCGCAGAAGGCCGCTCGGCTTCCTGAAAAATCTCGGCACACGTGCCAACAATCTATATCCGCAGGATTGGCGCATTCGAAATCTCGAAACCTCCGAGGACTGTATGGCAGCCAAAGACTGA